A portion of the Acidisoma sp. PAMC 29798 genome contains these proteins:
- the edd gene encoding phosphogluconate dehydratase: MADRHPRIASVTDRVRARSAQSRAAYLARTQRSADAFPARAGLSCANLAHAYAPMTAGEKLKLASGAAPNIGIITSYNDMLSAHQPYEQYPDIIRAAARAAGGLAQVAGATPAMCDGVTQGNPGMEMSLFSRDIIAMSAAIGLSHNVYDAALMLGICDKIVPGLVIGALQFGHLPTIFVPAGPMTSGISNAEKAKTRQQYALGECGRDKLLESEMKAYHGPGTCTFYGTANSNQMLMEVMGLHLPGAAFVHPNTPLRDALTAAAAKRVLEITARGNDFTPIAEVVDEKAVINGIVALMATGGSTNHTIHLVAMARAAGIVITWDDFDDISAVTPLLARIYPNGKADVNHFHAAGGMAFLIGELLDAGLLHEDVTTVAGGGLSAYRQEPALVDGALVWRDGLAESGDASVLTRAARPFSADGGLRLMQGNLGRGVIKISAVAPEHRHVRAPAIVFDTQEEVAAAHKRGELQRDFVCVVRHQGPRANGMPELHRLTPVLGALQDQGFHVALVTDGRMSGASGKVPMVIHLSPEVMMGGPVGRVRTGDIVTLDAEAGTLMAEVSDAEWTAREITIAPHDPLAESMGRGLFEGMRARALTAEEGA; encoded by the coding sequence ATGGCAGACCGTCACCCGCGCATCGCCTCCGTCACCGACCGCGTACGGGCTCGTAGCGCGCAATCCCGCGCGGCCTATCTCGCGCGGACACAGCGGAGCGCCGACGCCTTTCCGGCGCGGGCTGGCCTGTCCTGCGCCAATCTCGCGCATGCCTATGCGCCGATGACGGCGGGGGAGAAGCTGAAGCTTGCCTCCGGCGCTGCGCCGAATATCGGCATCATCACCTCCTATAACGACATGCTCTCGGCCCATCAGCCTTATGAGCAGTATCCCGATATCATTCGCGCGGCGGCCCGCGCGGCCGGCGGCTTGGCCCAGGTCGCGGGGGCGACACCCGCGATGTGTGATGGTGTCACCCAAGGCAACCCGGGCATGGAGATGTCGCTATTTTCGCGCGACATCATCGCCATGAGCGCGGCCATCGGCCTGTCCCACAATGTGTATGACGCGGCACTGATGCTGGGCATCTGTGACAAGATCGTGCCGGGTCTGGTGATCGGCGCCCTGCAGTTCGGCCATCTGCCGACTATCTTTGTGCCCGCCGGGCCGATGACATCGGGCATTTCAAATGCCGAGAAGGCCAAGACGCGGCAGCAATATGCGCTCGGCGAATGCGGGCGCGACAAGCTGCTGGAGTCGGAAATGAAGGCCTATCACGGGCCGGGCACCTGCACCTTCTATGGCACTGCCAATTCCAATCAGATGCTGATGGAAGTCATGGGCCTGCATCTGCCGGGCGCGGCCTTCGTGCATCCCAATACACCGTTGCGGGATGCGCTGACGGCGGCGGCGGCAAAGCGCGTGCTGGAGATTACGGCGCGGGGCAATGACTTCACGCCCATCGCCGAAGTGGTGGATGAGAAAGCCGTCATCAACGGCATTGTGGCGCTGATGGCGACCGGCGGCTCGACCAACCACACCATCCATCTCGTCGCCATGGCGCGGGCGGCCGGCATTGTGATCACCTGGGATGATTTCGACGATATCTCTGCTGTCACGCCGCTGCTCGCCCGCATCTATCCGAACGGAAAGGCGGATGTGAACCACTTCCACGCCGCCGGCGGCATGGCCTTCCTGATCGGCGAATTGCTCGATGCCGGGCTGCTGCATGAGGATGTGACCACGGTCGCGGGCGGTGGCCTCTCTGCCTATCGGCAGGAACCGGCCTTGGTGGACGGCGCCCTGGTCTGGCGGGATGGCTTGGCCGAAAGCGGCGATGCCTCGGTCTTGACGCGCGCCGCACGGCCCTTCTCGGCCGATGGCGGGTTGCGCCTGATGCAGGGCAATCTCGGTCGGGGCGTCATCAAGATTTCGGCGGTGGCGCCAGAGCATCGCCATGTCCGGGCACCCGCGATCGTCTTCGACACGCAGGAGGAGGTGGCGGCGGCCCATAAGCGGGGCGAGTTGCAGCGCGATTTCGTCTGTGTCGTCCGCCATCAAGGACCGCGCGCCAATGGAATGCCGGAGCTGCATCGGCTGACGCCGGTGCTGGGTGCCTTGCAGGACCAGGGCTTTCACGTCGCCTTGGTGACGGACGGCCGGATGTCCGGCGCGTCGGGCAAGGTGCCGATGGTGATCCATCTCAGCCCCGAGGTGATGATGGGCGGTCCGGTCGGGCGTGTGCGCACGGGCGATATCGTGACGCTGGACGCCGAGGCGGGCACCTTGATGGCGGAAGTGTCCGACGCCGAATGGACTGCCCGGGAGATTACCATCGCGCCGCATGATCCTTTGGCGGAGTCGATGGGGCGCGGCTTGTTCGAGGGGATGCGCGCGCGGGCGCTGACCGCCGAGGAAGGCGCCTAG
- a CDS encoding biotin/lipoyl-containing protein → MEIELVMPMLGEDVIEGQMRTWVKSEGDSVIEGEVVAVISTPKLDMDLESPATGVLQTIVVDEDEVAAVGATLAIIDTDEDEDGEDDDDEADEDEEKDA, encoded by the coding sequence GTGGAAATCGAACTCGTGATGCCGATGCTCGGCGAAGACGTCATCGAGGGTCAGATGCGCACCTGGGTGAAGTCAGAGGGCGATTCGGTGATCGAAGGCGAGGTCGTCGCCGTCATCAGCACGCCGAAACTCGACATGGACCTCGAAAGCCCCGCGACCGGAGTCCTTCAGACCATTGTGGTCGATGAGGACGAGGTCGCGGCCGTCGGTGCGACCCTCGCCATCATCGATACCGATGAGGACGAAGATGGCGAGGACGACGACGACGAGGCGGACGAAGACGAAGAAAAAGACGCCTAG
- a CDS encoding maltotransferase domain-containing protein, whose product MTLQTGVASAQQASLTATERPAMPSPRIYAVHPLLAGPLKTWGPWLDRAAALGFTHILTAPVFAGPSVLLPADFDRPHPALGWDGPATEALHFLAGACRARGLTPLMEVGLSAVASGGRIAQQNGSLFRASESERSLDPRRYGAEADAALARWDDGAEALAGFWSHQISAWDNAGIAGYSLDLTGIPPAMLAPLIGRLRSETPSHLLGWTPGLPREALSALKGTGLDYVFSSLPWWDFKSDWLWAEAEALRQIAPAIALVEEPFGARLAGHVSDMTRLAATQRRLLRFAAAFGDGMLMPMGFEASAAQAMDPRRDIPAVLPLDASLAQEIKAANQPRLSGTPRLLSSPDAVSLAFIRSEADLRYAEDATLTVVNTDLGRGQAVVLGSFLASIGGRFVAEGLSPDSPLALDPGELRMIALKAQAIRLSERPPLAESGRIAAEEHRRIGIEAVSPTVDDGRFPAKRIAGETVTVEADIVCDGHDQLGVVLMWRLVGECDWSEARMRLLGNDRWQAVFPLQQVGLHEFAVEAWRDAYATFRDELSKKHNAGVDVRVEMIEGQHLIEMAGAPLASVARAFTQGDNAERIALLLSADVAAAMARADTRPFAVRSATFPVDADRAEARFANWYEIFPRSMSDDPTRHGTFADVERHLPRIRDMGFDVLYFPPIHPIGRSNRKGPNNTLDAGANDPGSPYAIGSADGGHDAIHPELGSLADFQHMRQAAAAHGMELALDFAIQCSPDHPWLSEHKRWFAWRPDGTIKYAENPPKKYQDIVNVDFYAEEAVPDLWVALANVVMFWAEQGIRIFRVDNPHTKPFPFWEWLIAEVRAKYPGTQFLAEAFTRPKIMNRLGKVGFTQSYTYFTWRNSRAELEEYLTTLTTEPVSDFFRPNFFVNTPDINPVFLQTSGRAGHLLRAALAATLSGLWGVYSGFELCDATPLPGREEYLDSEKYQIRAWDWNRPGNIVNEITMLNRIRRQNPALQTHLGITFLPSSNAQVMIYEKATPDRSNVVIVAANLDPHAYQSTAFELPLYKWSIPDQGRIGAADLVTGERFTWTGKWQRVNLDPSFPFALWRVQPEIV is encoded by the coding sequence ATGACACTCCAGACAGGCGTCGCCTCGGCACAGCAGGCCTCCCTCACCGCAACGGAAAGGCCCGCCATGCCAAGTCCCCGCATTTATGCCGTTCATCCGCTGCTTGCGGGGCCGCTCAAGACGTGGGGTCCCTGGTTGGACCGGGCGGCCGCACTCGGTTTCACCCATATCCTCACCGCCCCTGTTTTCGCGGGGCCATCGGTGCTGCTGCCCGCCGATTTCGACCGCCCGCATCCGGCCCTCGGCTGGGACGGGCCGGCGACCGAGGCCCTGCATTTCCTGGCCGGCGCCTGCCGCGCACGGGGCTTGACCCCGCTGATGGAGGTCGGGCTGTCAGCGGTCGCCTCCGGCGGCCGCATCGCCCAGCAGAACGGCTCCCTGTTTCGCGCATCGGAGTCTGAGCGGTCCCTTGACCCGCGCCGCTACGGCGCGGAGGCGGACGCCGCGCTTGCGCGCTGGGATGACGGGGCGGAGGCTCTGGCGGGTTTCTGGTCTCACCAAATCAGCGCCTGGGATAACGCCGGCATCGCGGGCTACAGCCTCGACCTGACCGGAATCCCGCCGGCCATGCTCGCGCCCCTGATCGGGCGCTTGCGCAGCGAAACTCCGTCCCATCTGCTGGGCTGGACGCCTGGCCTGCCGCGCGAGGCGCTGTCGGCCCTCAAGGGCACGGGCCTGGACTATGTTTTTTCGTCTCTCCCTTGGTGGGACTTCAAGTCCGACTGGCTATGGGCCGAGGCCGAAGCCCTGCGCCAAATCGCGCCCGCCATCGCTCTGGTCGAAGAGCCCTTCGGCGCGCGCCTGGCCGGCCATGTGAGTGACATGACACGCTTGGCGGCGACCCAACGCCGCCTGCTGCGGTTCGCAGCCGCCTTCGGCGATGGAATGCTCATGCCCATGGGCTTCGAGGCGAGTGCCGCCCAGGCGATGGACCCCCGGCGCGACATTCCGGCTGTTCTTCCGCTGGATGCGTCGCTGGCGCAGGAGATCAAGGCCGCCAACCAGCCGCGCCTGTCTGGGACCCCACGTCTGCTGAGCAGCCCGGATGCCGTATCGCTGGCCTTCATCCGCAGCGAGGCCGATCTGCGCTACGCCGAGGACGCGACCCTCACGGTGGTCAACACCGACCTTGGCCGGGGCCAAGCAGTCGTGCTCGGGTCATTCCTTGCCTCCATCGGTGGCCGCTTCGTGGCGGAGGGCTTGAGCCCTGACTCCCCTCTCGCCCTCGATCCGGGTGAGCTGCGCATGATTGCCCTCAAGGCTCAGGCAATCCGCCTGTCTGAGCGGCCGCCGCTTGCGGAGTCCGGCAGGATCGCGGCCGAAGAACACCGTCGCATCGGCATCGAGGCCGTGTCCCCCACCGTGGATGACGGCCGTTTCCCCGCCAAGCGCATCGCCGGTGAGACGGTCACTGTCGAAGCCGACATCGTCTGTGACGGGCATGACCAGCTCGGCGTGGTGCTGATGTGGCGATTGGTCGGTGAATGCGACTGGAGCGAGGCGCGGATGCGCCTGCTCGGCAATGACCGCTGGCAGGCGGTTTTCCCGCTTCAGCAGGTCGGGCTGCACGAATTCGCGGTCGAGGCCTGGCGCGATGCCTATGCGACCTTCAGGGACGAACTGTCCAAGAAGCATAACGCGGGCGTGGATGTGCGGGTCGAGATGATCGAGGGCCAGCATCTGATCGAGATGGCGGGCGCGCCGCTCGCCTCCGTCGCCCGGGCCTTTACGCAGGGGGATAATGCGGAGCGGATTGCGCTGCTTCTCTCTGCCGATGTCGCGGCGGCGATGGCCCGTGCCGACACGCGGCCCTTCGCCGTGCGGTCTGCCACCTTCCCGGTCGATGCCGATCGTGCCGAGGCGCGCTTCGCGAATTGGTATGAAATCTTCCCGCGCTCGATGAGCGACGACCCGACGCGTCACGGCACCTTCGCGGATGTCGAGCGGCATTTGCCGCGTATCCGCGACATGGGTTTCGACGTGCTCTATTTTCCGCCAATCCACCCGATCGGCCGCAGCAATCGCAAGGGGCCGAACAATACGCTGGATGCCGGCGCGAATGATCCGGGCAGCCCCTATGCCATCGGCAGCGCCGACGGCGGGCATGACGCGATACACCCGGAACTTGGCAGCCTCGCGGACTTCCAGCATATGCGGCAAGCGGCGGCGGCGCATGGCATGGAACTCGCCCTCGATTTCGCCATCCAGTGCTCGCCTGATCACCCGTGGTTGAGTGAGCATAAGCGTTGGTTCGCCTGGCGTCCGGACGGCACTATCAAATATGCCGAGAATCCGCCGAAGAAATACCAGGACATCGTCAATGTCGATTTCTATGCGGAAGAGGCGGTGCCCGATCTTTGGGTCGCGCTGGCCAATGTCGTCATGTTCTGGGCGGAGCAGGGCATTCGCATCTTCCGTGTCGATAATCCGCACACCAAGCCTTTTCCGTTTTGGGAATGGCTGATTGCCGAGGTGCGCGCCAAATATCCCGGCACGCAATTCTTGGCGGAAGCCTTCACGCGGCCGAAGATCATGAACCGCCTCGGCAAGGTCGGCTTCACACAATCCTATACCTATTTCACTTGGCGCAATTCGCGGGCCGAGTTGGAGGAGTATCTGACGACCCTGACGACGGAGCCGGTATCCGATTTCTTCCGGCCGAACTTCTTCGTCAATACGCCCGACATCAACCCGGTCTTCCTACAAACCTCGGGTCGCGCCGGGCATCTGCTGCGGGCCGCGCTCGCAGCGACGCTGTCAGGTCTTTGGGGTGTCTATTCCGGCTTCGAGCTATGTGACGCAACGCCCCTGCCGGGGCGCGAGGAATACCTCGACTCCGAAAAATACCAGATTCGCGCTTGGGATTGGAACCGTCCCGGCAATATCGTCAATGAGATCACGATGCTAAATCGCATTCGTCGCCAGAATCCGGCGCTTCAAACGCATCTCGGCATCACCTTCCTGCCGTCCAGCAACGCGCAGGTCATGATCTATGAAAAGGCAACACCCGATCGCTCCAATGTCGTCATTGTCGCGGCCAACCTCGATCCTCACGCCTACCAGTCTACGGCCTTCGAACTGCCGCTGTACAAGTGGTCGATCCCGGATCAGGGCCGGATCGGCGCAGCCGACCTTGTCACTGGTGAGCGGTTCACCTGGACCGGCAAGTGGCAGCGCGTGAACCTCGACCCCTCTTTTCCTTTCGCCCTATGGCGCGTTCAGCCGGAGATCGTTTAA
- the treS gene encoding maltose alpha-D-glucosyltransferase: MDTVTHLPPAHEDPLWYKDAVIYQVHIKSFFDANNDGVGDFPGLLQKLDYVAELGVTAIWLLPFYPSPRRDDGYDIADYRNVHADYGTLDDVKRFIEAAHARGLRVITELVINHTSDQHPWFQAARAAPIGSPERDFYVWSDTDTKYAGTRVIFVDTEKSNWTWDDKAQAYYWHRFYSHQPDLNFDNPAVIEEVLSVMRFWIDMGIDGLRLDAVPYLVEREGTNNENLAETHAILKTIRKALDAHAPGRMLLAEANQWPEDAQIYFGDGDECHMSFNFPLMPRMYMAIAREDRFPITDIMRQTPEIPENCQWAIFLRNHDELTLEMVTDTERDYLWETYARDRRARINLGIRRRLAPLLERDRRRIELMNGLLLSLPGTPVIYYGDEIGMGDNIHLGDRDGVRTPMQWSYDRNGGFSRADPASLVLPAIMDPLYGFQALNVEAQETDQHSLLHWTRRMLAVRKSHPAFGRGTLKFLYPGNRKIFAYLREIGGDAPETVLCVCNLSRTAQAVELDLSSYVGRTPVDIVGGSVFPPIGQLTYLLTLAPYGAFWFLLTEETTLPVWHTPASEPLPEFPTIVIRGGIGEALKLPGLNILQTESLPAYIPKRRWFANKGQAIDGLSVAYAVPLPGAADVLLAEVETKQGDQTDRYVLPLAIAWEGDTTVPLAQQLALARVRQVRRVGWITDGFAIDEFALATLNNLIAGGSVPLPHGGEIRFIPTSIASSVHLAAHPEVRRFGAEQSNSSLVVGEAVVLKILRHVSQGIHPEGEMTRYLTERGFGNTAPLVGEVVRIDADGTPNTIMIAQNFVRNQGDAWTWTLDFLARAVAEIAVVGPADPTKDDPFSTYTGFAMAMGLRLGELHAVLSLPTDNADFAPEVANDAIVADWAASAIEQVKLAYGLLAGKQDWPDTESEALAASLLEQSDALESALVRLAGEGRGALRTRVHGDFHLGQILVVQDDAYIIDFEGEPARPLEQRRMKSSGLRDVAGVLRSFDYATAAAEAAPGRVALSPQAAERHLILLEQFNTRAKAAFLGAYSTALEAAAHPWISKAAEAPLLDLFLIEKAAYEIRYEIANRPTWLRIPLRGLHDIVTRVLTAGEDA, encoded by the coding sequence GTGGATACTGTCACACATCTGCCCCCCGCCCACGAAGATCCGCTTTGGTACAAAGACGCCGTCATCTATCAAGTCCATATCAAGTCCTTTTTCGACGCCAATAATGATGGCGTCGGTGATTTTCCGGGCCTGCTGCAAAAGCTGGACTATGTCGCGGAACTCGGCGTCACCGCGATCTGGCTTTTGCCCTTCTATCCCTCGCCCCGCCGTGACGATGGCTATGACATCGCCGACTACCGCAATGTGCATGCCGATTACGGCACGCTGGATGACGTGAAGCGCTTCATCGAGGCAGCGCATGCGCGTGGCCTGCGGGTGATCACTGAACTCGTCATCAACCACACCAGCGATCAGCATCCGTGGTTCCAGGCCGCGCGCGCTGCACCGATTGGATCACCGGAGCGGGACTTCTATGTCTGGTCCGATACCGACACGAAATACGCGGGCACGCGGGTTATTTTCGTCGATACCGAAAAGAGCAACTGGACCTGGGATGATAAAGCCCAAGCCTATTACTGGCACCGGTTCTATTCCCATCAGCCGGATCTGAACTTCGACAATCCGGCGGTGATCGAGGAAGTGCTGTCGGTGATGCGCTTCTGGATCGATATGGGCATCGACGGCCTTCGCTTGGATGCCGTGCCTTATCTGGTGGAGCGCGAGGGCACGAATAACGAAAACCTCGCCGAGACCCATGCGATTCTGAAAACGATCCGCAAGGCGCTGGATGCCCATGCACCGGGGCGCATGCTGCTGGCCGAAGCCAATCAATGGCCCGAGGATGCGCAGATCTATTTCGGCGATGGCGACGAATGCCATATGTCCTTCAATTTCCCCCTGATGCCGCGCATGTATATGGCGATCGCGCGCGAAGACCGTTTCCCGATTACCGATATCATGCGGCAGACGCCCGAAATTCCAGAGAATTGCCAATGGGCAATTTTCCTTCGCAACCATGACGAACTTACCCTCGAGATGGTCACGGATACCGAGCGTGATTATCTATGGGAGACCTATGCTCGCGATCGGCGCGCGCGCATCAATCTCGGGATCAGGCGCAGACTGGCGCCGCTGTTGGAGCGCGACCGTCGGCGTATCGAGTTGATGAACGGGTTGCTGCTGTCGCTGCCTGGGACGCCGGTGATTTATTACGGTGATGAAATCGGCATGGGTGACAATATCCATCTCGGCGACCGCGATGGCGTGCGCACGCCGATGCAGTGGTCCTACGATCGCAATGGTGGCTTTTCACGGGCCGATCCGGCGTCGCTCGTGCTACCCGCGATCATGGATCCGCTCTATGGATTCCAGGCGCTGAATGTCGAGGCGCAGGAAACCGACCAGCATTCCTTGCTGCATTGGACCCGGCGCATGCTGGCGGTGCGCAAAAGCCACCCCGCCTTCGGGCGCGGAACGCTGAAATTCCTCTATCCCGGCAATCGCAAAATCTTCGCTTACCTGCGCGAAATCGGCGGTGACGCTCCGGAAACCGTGCTTTGCGTCTGCAACCTGTCGCGCACCGCGCAGGCGGTGGAGCTTGATCTCTCATCCTATGTCGGCCGCACCCCCGTGGATATCGTCGGTGGGTCGGTATTTCCGCCGATCGGGCAGCTCACCTATTTGCTGACGCTCGCCCCCTATGGCGCCTTTTGGTTCTTGCTGACGGAGGAGACGACCTTGCCGGTCTGGCACACGCCCGCATCCGAACCCTTGCCGGAATTCCCGACCATCGTCATTCGCGGCGGCATCGGGGAGGCGCTGAAACTGCCCGGCCTGAACATCCTGCAAACCGAGTCGCTTCCCGCCTATATCCCCAAGCGACGGTGGTTCGCCAATAAGGGGCAGGCGATCGATGGGCTGTCTGTGGCCTATGCCGTGCCGCTGCCGGGTGCTGCCGATGTGCTGCTCGCGGAAGTGGAAACCAAGCAGGGCGATCAGACAGACCGTTACGTGCTGCCGCTGGCCATCGCCTGGGAAGGTGACACGACCGTGCCGTTGGCACAGCAACTGGCACTGGCCCGCGTGCGACAGGTGCGCCGCGTGGGCTGGATCACGGACGGCTTCGCGATCGACGAGTTTGCTCTCGCAACGCTGAACAATCTCATTGCAGGCGGGTCCGTGCCCCTGCCGCACGGCGGCGAGATTCGCTTCATCCCGACCTCGATCGCGTCCTCCGTGCATTTGGCGGCCCATCCGGAAGTGCGGCGGTTCGGGGCCGAGCAATCCAACAGTTCCTTGGTCGTGGGCGAGGCTGTGGTATTGAAGATCCTGCGCCATGTCAGCCAAGGCATCCATCCCGAAGGCGAGATGACGCGGTATCTCACCGAACGCGGCTTCGGCAACACCGCGCCGCTGGTCGGCGAAGTGGTGCGCATCGATGCCGACGGCACACCCAATACCATCATGATCGCGCAGAATTTCGTGCGCAATCAGGGTGATGCCTGGACCTGGACGCTCGATTTCCTGGCCCGCGCGGTGGCGGAGATCGCGGTCGTCGGGCCTGCGGATCCGACGAAGGATGATCCCTTCTCGACCTATACCGGCTTTGCGATGGCCATGGGCCTGCGGCTGGGTGAATTGCATGCCGTGCTCTCTTTGCCGACCGACAATGCAGACTTCGCGCCGGAAGTCGCTAATGATGCGATTGTGGCAGATTGGGCGGCCTCGGCCATCGAACAGGTGAAGCTCGCCTATGGTCTTTTGGCCGGCAAGCAAGATTGGCCTGATACGGAGAGTGAGGCGCTGGCGGCCTCGCTGTTGGAACAGTCTGATGCGCTCGAAAGCGCGCTCGTCCGGCTCGCAGGCGAGGGGCGTGGCGCGCTGCGCACCCGGGTCCATGGGGACTTCCACCTCGGCCAGATTCTGGTCGTGCAGGACGATGCCTATATCATCGACTTCGAAGGCGAGCCCGCGCGGCCGCTGGAGCAGCGCCGCATGAAGTCCAGCGGGCTGCGCGATGTCGCTGGCGTGCTGCGTAGCTTTGACTATGCAACGGCGGCGGCCGAGGCCGCTCCGGGTCGGGTCGCCCTCTCCCCGCAGGCGGCGGAGCGGCATCTGATTTTGCTTGAGCAGTTCAACACGCGGGCTAAGGCCGCCTTCCTGGGCGCTTATTCGACAGCCCTTGAAGCCGCCGCGCATCCTTGGATTTCCAAGGCGGCGGAGGCACCGCTGCTCGATCTGTTCCTCATCGAAAAGGCGGCCTACGAAATCCGCTATGAGATTGCAAACCGGCCGACCTGGCTGCGCATTCCGCTGCGCGGATTGCATGACATCGTGACGCGCGTTCTGACGGCTGGAGAAGATGCATGA
- the glgB gene encoding 1,4-alpha-glucan branching protein GlgB — protein sequence MNDVIQTAHAGLPDFAAVDAIVNARHGDPFSILGPHDCEGGCAVRTFQPGATSVEVIDAGGERLLAKLDCIDAAGFWNGVMPARMPYLLRITTRDAVRVTEDPYAFGPSLGEVDIHLLAEGRHRELGAKLGAHLVTQSGVPGTRFAVWAPNARRVSVVGSFNGWDGRCHPMRKQTGAGIWEMFIPRIGAGTLYKYELTGPDGSVLPLKADPVAAAAQKPPETASIVVDERLRWTDEAWLARRTETGLPNAPISIYEMHAASWLPESDDTADVWTQLSEKLVPYVKAMGFTHIEFMPIMEHPFGGSWGYQPLGQFAPSARLGSPENFGKLIDRCHEAGIGVILDWVPAHFPTDAHGLARFDGTALYEHADPKEGFHQDWNTYIFNLGRNEVRGFLIGSALHWLEHYHVDGLRMDAVASMLYRDYSRKQGQWVPNQYGGRENLESVSFIQELSREMRSRCPGTLLIAEESTSWPGVSHPVENGGLGFDYKWNMGWMHDSLGYMEEASINRRWHHDSLTFGLVYAFSEKFVLPLSHDEVVYGKGSLINKMPGDRWQKFANLRAYFGFMWTHPGKKLMFMGGEIAQEREWNHDRPLDWWVLDQDDHAGVHRLMRDLNLLYRDHAALHRHDCDPSGFRWVVLHDREQSVFAYLRQGDEGDAPMLVVCNFTPVPRYGYRLGVPRSGVWHEVLNTDALNYGGSNVGNGGSVSAEDTPWGEFPCSVSLVLPPLSTVVFKAG from the coding sequence ATGAACGACGTGATCCAGACGGCACATGCGGGCCTGCCGGACTTCGCCGCCGTCGATGCCATTGTGAATGCGCGGCATGGCGATCCCTTTTCCATTCTCGGTCCGCATGACTGCGAGGGCGGCTGTGCGGTGCGGACCTTCCAGCCTGGTGCGACTTCGGTCGAGGTGATCGACGCCGGAGGCGAGCGCCTTCTCGCCAAGCTCGACTGCATCGACGCGGCCGGATTCTGGAACGGCGTCATGCCGGCACGCATGCCGTATCTGCTGCGGATCACGACGAGGGACGCGGTGCGTGTCACGGAAGATCCTTATGCCTTCGGCCCGTCCCTCGGCGAAGTTGATATTCATCTGCTCGCGGAAGGGCGGCATCGGGAACTGGGTGCCAAGTTGGGTGCGCATCTCGTCACGCAAAGCGGTGTGCCCGGCACGCGCTTCGCCGTTTGGGCGCCGAATGCGCGGCGCGTTTCCGTTGTCGGTAGCTTCAACGGATGGGACGGCCGCTGCCATCCGATGCGCAAACAAACGGGCGCCGGCATCTGGGAGATGTTCATCCCCCGCATCGGCGCCGGCACGCTCTATAAATACGAACTGACGGGGCCAGACGGATCGGTTTTGCCCTTGAAGGCGGATCCGGTGGCGGCGGCGGCGCAGAAGCCGCCAGAGACCGCGTCCATCGTCGTCGATGAGCGTTTGCGCTGGACCGATGAGGCTTGGCTCGCGCGGCGCACAGAGACCGGTCTGCCCAATGCGCCGATTTCGATCTATGAGATGCATGCGGCGTCCTGGCTGCCGGAGAGCGACGACACCGCCGATGTCTGGACGCAGCTTTCCGAAAAGCTCGTGCCTTATGTGAAGGCGATGGGCTTTACGCATATCGAGTTCATGCCAATCATGGAGCATCCCTTCGGCGGCAGTTGGGGCTACCAACCGCTCGGCCAGTTCGCGCCGAGCGCGCGCCTGGGGTCGCCCGAGAATTTCGGCAAGCTGATCGATCGCTGCCATGAGGCCGGCATTGGCGTTATTCTCGATTGGGTGCCGGCGCATTTCCCGACCGATGCCCATGGCCTCGCCCGCTTTGATGGCACGGCGCTGTATGAGCATGCCGATCCGAAGGAAGGATTCCATCAAGACTGGAACACCTATATCTTCAATCTAGGCCGCAATGAAGTGCGCGGCTTCCTGATCGGAAGCGCGCTGCATTGGCTGGAGCATTACCATGTCGACGGTCTTCGCATGGATGCCGTCGCTTCGATGCTCTACCGCGATTACAGCCGCAAGCAGGGCCAGTGGGTGCCGAACCAATATGGCGGACGTGAGAACCTGGAATCAGTGTCCTTCATCCAGGAACTGTCACGCGAAATGCGTAGCCGCTGCCCGGGCACTTTGCTGATCGCCGAGGAAAGCACGTCCTGGCCCGGCGTCAGCCATCCGGTCGAGAACGGTGGTCTGGGCTTCGACTATAAGTGGAACATGGGCTGGATGCATGACAGCCTGGGCTACATGGAGGAGGCCAGCATCAATCGCCGCTGGCATCATGACAGCCTGACTTTCGGCCTCGTCTATGCCTTTTCCGAGAAGTTCGTGCTGCCACTGTCGCATGATGAGGTCGTCTACGGCAAAGGCTCGCTCATCAACAAAATGCCCGGGGATCGCTGGCAGAAATTCGCCAATCTGCGCGCCTATTTCGGCTTCATGTGGACCCATCCTGGCAAGAAGCTGATGTTCATGGGCGGCGAAATCGCGCAGGAGCGCGAATGGAACCACGATCGTCCCTTGGATTGGTGGGTGCTGGATCAAGATGATCACGCCGGCGTTCACCGCCTGATGCGCGACCTCAATCTTCTGTATCGCGACCATGCGGCGCTGCATCGGCATGATTGCGATCCGTCGGGCTTCCGTTGGGTGGTGCTGCATGACCGCGAGCAAAGCGTTTTCGCCTATTTGCGTCAGGGTGACGAGGGCGATGCGCCGATGCTGGTCGTGTGCAATTTCACGCCCGTACCGCGCTATGGCTATCGCCTTGGCGTGCCGCGCTCCGGCGTATGGCACGAGGTGCTGAACACGGACGCCCTGAATTATGGCGGATCGAATGTCGGCAATGGCGGATCTGTTTCCGCCGAGGACACGCCCTGGGGCGAGTTCCCGTGCTCGGTGTCGCTCGTTCTTCCGCCGCTATCGACGGTCGTCTTCAAGGCGGGTTGA